A genomic region of Ovis aries strain OAR_USU_Benz2616 breed Rambouillet chromosome 20, ARS-UI_Ramb_v3.0, whole genome shotgun sequence contains the following coding sequences:
- the LOC114109518 gene encoding large ribosomal subunit protein eL43 has translation MAKRTKKVGIVGKYGTRYGASLRKMVKKIEISQHAKYTCSFCGKTKMKRRAVGIWHCGSCMKTVAGGAWTYNTTSAVTVKSAIRRLKELKDQ, from the coding sequence ATGGCGAAACGCACCAAGAAGGTCGGAATCGTGGGCAAGTACGGGACCCGTTATGGTGCCTCCCTCAGAAAAATGgtgaagaaaattgaaatcagcCAGCACGCCAAGTATACCTGCTCCTTCTGTGGcaaaaccaagatgaagagaagaGCTGTGGGCATTTGGCATTGTGGTTCCTGCATGAAAACAGTAGCTGGTGGTGCCTGGACGTACAACACCACCTCTGCTGTCACAGTCAAGTCCGCCATCAGAAGACTGAAGGAACTGAAGGACCAGTAG